A single Vulcanisaeta distributa DSM 14429 DNA region contains:
- a CDS encoding ABC transporter ATP-binding protein, giving the protein MRSDEEVIRLVNVSKRYYLSSSVYIDALINVNLTIRMGEIAIVMGPSGSGKTTLMNIMGTLDKPTSGRVIIDGVDVTDADEKYLSKFRLERLGFVFQQYNLISQLTALENVMLPMLLTGKYTKDEAREKARLLLDLVGVGEFANNRPSQLSGGQQQRVAIARALANDPSFIIMDEPTGSIDLASSYLILDLVKLLNKAIGVTFVIATHNMEVAAIGSRIIYLRGGRIVSESDLARIKEEFSKLRVDQLTVIKSYLRILDLEEKRLRRLGQDLGEIERRRDLVNSFIGST; this is encoded by the coding sequence GTGAGGAGCGATGAGGAGGTTATCAGGCTCGTAAATGTTAGCAAGAGGTATTACCTAAGCAGTAGTGTCTATATCGATGCGTTAATCAACGTGAACCTAACGATTAGGATGGGCGAGATTGCGATTGTTATGGGGCCCAGTGGTTCCGGTAAGACCACGTTAATGAATATAATGGGTACGTTAGATAAGCCGACCAGTGGTCGTGTAATCATTGATGGGGTTGACGTCACGGATGCCGATGAGAAGTACTTGTCAAAGTTCAGGCTTGAGAGGCTTGGCTTCGTATTTCAGCAATACAACCTGATTTCTCAGTTAACGGCGCTTGAGAATGTAATGCTACCAATGCTTTTAACTGGTAAATACACGAAGGATGAGGCCAGGGAAAAGGCTAGGTTATTACTTGACCTCGTCGGTGTTGGTGAGTTTGCGAATAATAGGCCGAGCCAATTAAGTGGTGGTCAGCAGCAGAGGGTGGCGATTGCTAGGGCATTGGCTAATGATCCATCGTTCATAATAATGGATGAGCCCACAGGTTCTATAGACCTGGCCAGTTCATACCTAATACTTGACCTAGTTAAGTTGCTGAATAAGGCCATAGGAGTTACCTTTGTGATTGCCACGCACAACATGGAGGTCGCGGCAATAGGTAGTAGGATCATTTATCTTAGGGGTGGTAGGATCGTAAGTGAGAGTGATCTTGCGAGGATTAAGGAGGAGTTTAGTAAGTTGAGGGTTGATCAATTAACCGTTATTAAGTCATACCTCAGGATACTTGACCTTGAGGAGAAGAGACTGAGGAGACTAGGTCAGGATTTAGGCGAGATAGAAAGGAGGAGAGATTTAGTAAATAGTTTTATTGGCTCTACATAG
- the folE gene encoding GTP cyclohydrolase I: MENYVSRIIEFLGDNPDRPGLRETPRRYLNALLELTHGLREPPPKIKFFPMEGNEYVGRISINDIKFVSLCEHHLLPVIGTVTVVYEPLNSEVPGLSKVARYVKWLAARPMLQERFTARLANELKEVLHARYVYVKVCALHMCAMIRGVKDEDMYMVTEAWSDGVSDEELKELRNSTRCRVPRIVLTKEY, translated from the coding sequence ATGGAAAACTACGTAAGTAGGATAATAGAGTTTTTGGGGGACAACCCTGATAGGCCCGGGTTAAGAGAGACGCCTAGGAGGTATCTGAACGCTCTACTTGAGTTGACCCATGGCTTAAGAGAGCCGCCACCCAAGATTAAGTTCTTTCCCATGGAGGGTAATGAATATGTTGGTCGCATCTCAATTAATGACATTAAATTCGTATCATTATGTGAACATCACCTATTGCCGGTTATTGGTACGGTTACTGTGGTCTACGAACCACTTAACAGCGAGGTGCCTGGTCTAAGTAAGGTCGCTAGGTATGTTAAGTGGCTTGCTGCTAGGCCCATGCTTCAGGAGAGGTTTACGGCAAGGTTAGCTAATGAGCTTAAGGAGGTGCTGCATGCCAGGTATGTCTATGTTAAAGTTTGTGCATTGCATATGTGTGCGATGATTAGGGGTGTTAAGGATGAGGATATGTACATGGTCACTGAAGCCTGGTCTGATGGGGTAAGTGATGAGGAACTGAAGGAGTTAAGGAATTCAACTCGCTGTAGGGTGCCTAGGATAGTCCTGACTAAGGAATATTAA
- a CDS encoding RNA-binding domain-containing protein produces the protein MINPIEHVELSTHVHATESELKVVRALLNLLPPQYRDGINIMRSGGQGHFGNDIGTIKVQFKGQDALQIAQHILKAVDQLDREIILVTINSRFSDGKLYLRFNKQLAYNGVARLDDGDDVIKVIIRFNHWVIKNEGIETIIKQLMRH, from the coding sequence GTGATTAACCCAATAGAGCATGTTGAACTTAGCACACATGTGCATGCAACGGAGAGTGAGCTTAAGGTTGTGAGGGCGTTACTCAATTTATTACCTCCGCAGTACAGGGATGGTATTAATATAATGAGGAGTGGCGGCCAGGGACACTTCGGTAATGACATAGGTACTATAAAGGTGCAGTTTAAGGGGCAGGATGCGCTGCAGATTGCTCAACATATACTTAAAGCCGTTGACCAATTGGATAGGGAAATAATCCTTGTTACAATCAATAGTAGATTTAGTGATGGTAAGCTATACCTCAGATTTAACAAGCAATTGGCGTATAATGGCGTTGCAAGGCTTGATGATGGTGACGACGTGATTAAGGTGATAATAAGATTTAATCATTGGGTGATTAAGAATGAGGGTATTGAAACCATAATCAAGCAATTAATGCGGCATTAA
- the ilvD gene encoding dihydroxy-acid dehydratase, protein MIKVNLRSQERYGGVLNAPHRAFLRSIGFSDEDIGKPLVAVVAAWSEAGPCNIHTLQLAVHVKEGVRRGGGSPLTVPTIVVNDNIGMGTEGMRYSLVSRDVIADTIEAQVNAHAFDGFVGIGGCDKTTPGILMAMARLNIPAVYLYGGTAEPGFYGNLKLTIEDVHEAIGAYLAGKITEDELYEIEKRAHPTYGTCAGMFTANTMAAIAEALGMALPGSASPPATSARRVMYAVESGVALMNAMELGIKPRDVMTYEAFENAITVLMAMGGSTNAILHLLAIAYEAGVKLTLDDFDRISRRTPYIASLRPGGDYVMADLDAVGGVPLVMLKLLKAGLLNGKVLTITGKTLEENLRNYKFPNVPHDHIVRDVSNPIKPWGGIRILKGSLAPEGAVIKVAATELMRFEGRARPFNSEEEAFQAIRRGEIKPGDVVVIRYEGPKGGPGMPEMLRVTAAIVGAGLGKDVALVTDGRFSGATRGLMVGHVAPEAAVGGPIAVVEDGDRVLIDVENGRLDLLVPEEEIKRRLKNWQPPPPRYTRGLLAKYASLVTSASMGAVTLPRL, encoded by the coding sequence ATGATTAAGGTCAACCTACGAAGTCAGGAGAGGTACGGCGGTGTCTTAAATGCACCGCACAGGGCTTTCTTAAGGTCCATAGGCTTTTCGGATGAGGATATTGGTAAGCCTTTAGTCGCCGTTGTTGCTGCATGGAGTGAGGCTGGGCCGTGTAATATACATACGCTTCAATTAGCGGTCCACGTTAAGGAGGGTGTACGTAGAGGCGGTGGTTCACCACTCACGGTGCCGACAATAGTCGTTAATGATAACATTGGGATGGGCACTGAGGGCATGAGGTACAGCCTAGTGAGTAGGGACGTGATCGCTGACACAATAGAGGCCCAGGTTAATGCGCATGCATTTGATGGGTTTGTTGGTATTGGTGGTTGTGACAAGACGACGCCGGGGATCCTAATGGCTATGGCTAGGTTAAACATACCGGCTGTTTACTTATACGGTGGAACGGCAGAGCCTGGTTTTTACGGTAACCTCAAACTCACTATTGAGGATGTTCACGAGGCAATCGGCGCGTACCTTGCGGGTAAGATTACGGAGGATGAGCTTTATGAGATAGAAAAGAGGGCTCACCCAACCTACGGAACCTGCGCGGGCATGTTCACGGCAAACACCATGGCGGCGATAGCAGAGGCATTGGGCATGGCCTTGCCAGGAAGTGCTTCACCACCAGCCACATCGGCTAGGAGGGTAATGTACGCGGTTGAGAGTGGTGTTGCGTTAATGAACGCGATGGAACTTGGCATAAAGCCTAGGGACGTAATGACTTACGAGGCCTTTGAAAATGCGATAACGGTGTTAATGGCAATGGGTGGATCAACCAATGCCATACTTCACCTACTCGCCATTGCCTACGAGGCTGGGGTTAAATTAACGCTTGATGACTTCGATAGAATATCGAGAAGGACACCGTACATAGCAAGTTTAAGGCCTGGTGGCGACTACGTAATGGCTGACCTCGACGCGGTTGGCGGTGTTCCATTAGTCATGTTAAAGCTATTGAAGGCGGGCTTACTCAATGGTAAGGTACTCACCATAACGGGTAAGACACTGGAGGAGAATTTGAGGAATTATAAGTTCCCGAACGTGCCACATGACCACATAGTTAGGGACGTTAGTAATCCAATCAAGCCCTGGGGTGGTATTAGGATACTTAAGGGCTCATTAGCACCCGAGGGTGCTGTTATTAAGGTTGCAGCCACCGAATTAATGAGGTTTGAGGGTAGGGCAAGGCCGTTCAACAGCGAGGAGGAGGCATTCCAAGCAATCAGGAGGGGCGAGATTAAGCCGGGTGATGTGGTTGTCATTAGGTATGAGGGTCCTAAGGGTGGCCCAGGAATGCCCGAGATGCTTAGGGTCACCGCTGCAATTGTTGGAGCTGGGTTGGGTAAGGACGTAGCGCTGGTTACCGATGGTAGGTTTAGCGGTGCTACCCGCGGCCTAATGGTCGGTCATGTGGCTCCCGAGGCAGCCGTTGGAGGGCCAATAGCGGTTGTTGAGGATGGTGACAGGGTATTAATTGACGTGGAGAATGGCCGACTTGATTTACTCGTGCCTGAGGAGGAGATAAAGAGGAGGTTAAAGAATTGGCAACCACCACCGCCTAGGTATACGAGGGGTCTACTTGCTAAGTATGCGTCATTAGTTACGTCGGCATCAATGGGTGCTGTGACACTGCCAAGGCTTTAA
- a CDS encoding YbhB/YbcL family Raf kinase inhibitor-like protein, whose protein sequence is MSFTLTSPAFKYGERIPRKYTCDDVDISPPLQWSNTPAGTKSLVLIMEDPDAPIGVFTHWVLYNIPPDRTELPENVPKTPVVEGIGVQGINDFGRIGYGGPCPPRGHKPHRYFFRLYALNTVPNIKQRASKDEVLRIIKNSIIGTTEYMGTYSR, encoded by the coding sequence ATGTCGTTTACACTAACAAGTCCTGCCTTTAAATATGGTGAAAGAATCCCAAGGAAGTACACGTGTGATGATGTTGATATAAGCCCACCGCTGCAGTGGTCTAATACGCCGGCCGGCACAAAATCCCTCGTCTTAATAATGGAGGATCCAGACGCACCAATAGGCGTGTTTACTCATTGGGTTCTGTATAACATACCGCCAGATAGGACCGAACTCCCTGAGAACGTGCCGAAGACCCCGGTCGTTGAGGGAATAGGCGTGCAGGGTATTAATGACTTTGGCAGAATTGGTTATGGTGGTCCATGCCCACCAAGGGGTCATAAGCCACATAGGTACTTCTTTAGGTTATATGCGTTAAATACCGTACCCAACATCAAGCAGAGGGCTTCTAAGGATGAAGTACTTAGGATAATAAAGAATAGTATAATCGGTACCACCGAGTACATGGGAACATACTCAAGGTGA
- a CDS encoding ABC transporter permease → MATRLHPLHGLWALTNRELAKWYKVPVILIISLIQPVVWLAFFGKSMNFAVMFTSGLNIPGLNIPKQVIDEIASEVLKANFGTTDYFSFLAVGMLSFITLFTSLQSGMSIVWDRRLGVLSKLLTTPVPRGNIVMAKVLNSMIRSLVQSTIVLIIAILLGMKLNPSLNPLDVLGAYAALALMSMGFASLFVTLALRSTSWESQMAIMNLLNMPLMFASNSFYPVKSMPWWLKPVALVNPLTYVNDINRQLLLGITGQSLLFDYAYLIGFAVIFSVIGIVLSWRYLSEA, encoded by the coding sequence ATGGCAACGAGACTACACCCACTACATGGGCTTTGGGCATTGACCAATAGGGAGTTGGCCAAGTGGTATAAGGTACCCGTCATACTAATAATATCGTTGATACAACCAGTTGTTTGGCTTGCCTTCTTCGGAAAGTCCATGAACTTCGCAGTCATGTTCACAAGCGGGCTAAATATTCCTGGACTTAACATACCTAAGCAGGTAATTGATGAGATAGCGTCTGAGGTCCTTAAGGCCAACTTCGGGACTACGGATTACTTCTCATTTCTGGCGGTGGGTATGCTATCATTCATAACATTATTCACATCATTACAGAGCGGTATGAGTATCGTGTGGGATAGGAGACTTGGTGTCCTGAGTAAGTTATTGACCACGCCAGTGCCCAGGGGTAACATCGTGATGGCTAAGGTGTTGAACTCCATGATTAGGTCATTGGTCCAATCAACGATAGTGCTGATAATAGCCATATTACTCGGCATGAAGCTAAACCCAAGCCTAAATCCACTGGACGTACTGGGCGCCTACGCAGCGCTTGCCCTAATGTCCATGGGCTTCGCATCCCTATTCGTGACCCTCGCCCTAAGGTCAACCTCCTGGGAATCGCAAATGGCCATAATGAACCTACTGAACATGCCACTGATGTTCGCAAGCAATTCCTTCTACCCAGTTAAGTCAATGCCCTGGTGGCTTAAGCCCGTAGCCCTCGTGAACCCATTAACATATGTTAATGACATTAATAGGCAATTACTGCTTGGTATAACGGGGCAAAGCCTACTATTTGATTATGCTTACCTAATAGGCTTTGCGGTGATATTCTCAGTAATAGGAATAGTGCTCTCCTGGAGGTATTTAAGTGAGGCGTAA
- a CDS encoding ATP-binding cassette domain-containing protein, with translation MMEVAIKAINLTKRYGNFTAVDHINFEVYYGEIFGFLGPNGAGKTTTIKMLTTVTRPTEGTAVVNGYDVIKQPAKVRESIGVVPQEYTADEDLTGWENLMLVAALYGIPKREAKERAAELLDLVELSYAADRKVETYSGGMRRRLEIAMGLINRPAILFLDEPTLGLDAQTRAAIWDYVYRLRKQYGMTIFMTTHYLEEADRYAERIAIIDHGKILAIGTPKELKERVGGDVITIEVNGDVNLARKVIEGIDGVNGVTVNGNTITFKVKSGNTAAPIILEALNKLSIRATSITIKEPTMDEVFLEFTGRRLRDEESSSEEFMRFRRTITRARR, from the coding sequence ATTATGGAAGTGGCCATTAAGGCAATAAATCTAACGAAGCGTTATGGAAACTTCACCGCCGTTGATCACATAAACTTTGAGGTGTATTATGGGGAGATCTTCGGGTTTTTAGGGCCAAATGGCGCTGGTAAGACAACGACAATAAAGATGTTAACCACAGTAACTAGGCCAACTGAGGGCACTGCAGTAGTGAATGGCTATGACGTAATTAAGCAACCGGCCAAGGTTAGGGAGAGCATTGGTGTTGTTCCCCAGGAGTATACGGCTGATGAGGATTTGACGGGTTGGGAGAATTTAATGCTTGTTGCTGCGTTGTATGGAATACCTAAGAGGGAGGCTAAGGAGAGGGCTGCTGAGTTGCTTGATTTAGTGGAGTTATCATACGCGGCTGATAGGAAGGTTGAGACGTACTCAGGTGGTATGAGGAGGAGGTTGGAGATCGCCATGGGCCTTATTAATAGGCCCGCCATACTCTTCCTGGACGAGCCTACGCTGGGTCTTGATGCTCAGACGAGGGCTGCGATTTGGGATTATGTGTATAGGCTTAGGAAGCAGTATGGTATGACCATATTCATGACCACGCATTACCTAGAGGAGGCTGATAGGTATGCGGAGAGGATTGCAATCATCGATCATGGCAAGATACTCGCTATCGGAACGCCCAAAGAACTCAAAGAGAGGGTTGGCGGCGATGTGATAACAATTGAGGTTAATGGGGATGTTAATCTTGCTCGGAAGGTGATTGAGGGCATTGACGGAGTTAATGGAGTTACTGTGAATGGAAACACAATAACCTTTAAGGTTAAGAGCGGGAATACGGCGGCCCCAATAATCCTTGAGGCCCTTAATAAGCTCAGTATTAGGGCTACGAGCATAACCATTAAGGAACCAACAATGGATGAGGTATTCCTGGAGTTCACGGGTAGGAGACTTAGGGATGAGGAGAGTAGTTCTGAGGAGTTCATGAGGTTTAGAAGGACTATCACGAGAGCTAGGAGGTGA
- a CDS encoding YkgJ family cysteine cluster protein, translating into MVAPFKCMPNCGYCCTISPVTVFPHEVIILSKLAEELDVNDLAFKPGYVVTDIKNGVRVALSYLMQLNSKGICPFLNPEDKTCKVHSLYKPLTCRSFPYLPRVIRYVIDPELKLVDFTVEFVVSTLCPVVRNNYTQDDLEAMISNVRIAVKVMPREVAAAEEAIRVRKLYADALTALWRAGYVELRGSEGNNTNWPIVNAFEYIRQFIPHITLDKFVPNISQVIRRLDL; encoded by the coding sequence GTGGTAGCACCATTTAAGTGCATGCCGAATTGCGGCTATTGCTGCACGATATCGCCAGTGACCGTGTTTCCACATGAAGTAATAATACTGAGTAAATTAGCTGAGGAGCTAGACGTGAATGATTTAGCCTTTAAGCCGGGCTACGTGGTGACCGATATTAAGAACGGTGTTAGAGTTGCTCTATCATATCTAATGCAGTTAAATAGTAAGGGCATATGCCCATTCCTAAACCCGGAGGATAAGACCTGTAAGGTGCACTCACTCTACAAGCCACTAACCTGTAGATCCTTCCCATACCTACCCAGGGTAATTAGGTACGTGATAGACCCAGAACTTAAACTCGTGGACTTCACGGTAGAGTTCGTAGTATCTACACTATGCCCAGTCGTTAGGAATAACTATACGCAGGATGACCTAGAGGCTATGATAAGTAATGTTAGGATTGCAGTTAAGGTAATGCCTAGGGAGGTGGCAGCGGCGGAGGAGGCGATAAGGGTTAGGAAGTTATATGCAGATGCATTGACGGCGCTATGGAGGGCAGGATACGTTGAATTGAGAGGAAGTGAGGGGAATAATACGAACTGGCCCATAGTTAATGCCTTCGAATACATCAGGCAATTCATACCCCACATAACCCTCGACAAATTTGTACCGAACATATCCCAGGTAATAAGGAGATTAGATTTGTAA
- a CDS encoding HAD family hydrolase, whose protein sequence is MSLKVITFDVYNTLINYGKELIEEIAMNITKYLKSQDIEVHFDHVYEIYMGLDREIRLRRVVEMAYVPPMDNVRTFLERLTRKYGIELNERMVMDVANIIANTLLESGNVKPNEDAQYVLMEMKSDGFMIGVVSNVIFWSSAVSRRLLDKFGLSRLIDVQVYADEVGRAKPHPAIFERAYSLLTHGAEPDLAIHVGDGFKEDLLGAMLDDVIGVYIDRIGTLISGGSPAELIRCRAYAVRRLKEVLLVPHLVSGCS, encoded by the coding sequence ATGAGCCTTAAAGTCATAACGTTCGATGTGTATAATACGTTGATAAACTATGGTAAGGAGTTGATAGAGGAGATAGCCATGAACATAACTAAGTATCTTAAGTCCCAGGATATTGAGGTTCATTTTGACCATGTTTATGAAATATACATGGGCCTTGATAGGGAGATTAGGCTTAGGAGGGTTGTTGAGATGGCTTACGTACCACCAATGGATAATGTTAGGACATTCCTTGAGAGGCTAACCCGTAAGTATGGGATTGAACTCAATGAGAGGATGGTTATGGACGTCGCAAACATAATAGCAAATACACTGCTTGAGTCAGGTAATGTGAAGCCTAATGAGGATGCGCAATACGTGTTAATGGAGATGAAGAGCGACGGGTTCATGATTGGAGTCGTATCCAACGTGATATTTTGGAGCAGTGCGGTATCAAGGAGACTCCTTGATAAGTTTGGCCTAAGTAGGCTTATTGACGTCCAGGTATACGCTGATGAAGTTGGTAGAGCCAAGCCTCACCCAGCAATTTTTGAGCGTGCATACTCATTATTAACGCATGGCGCTGAACCTGATCTTGCAATACACGTTGGTGATGGATTCAAGGAGGATCTACTTGGTGCAATGCTTGATGACGTAATAGGCGTATACATCGATAGGATAGGAACACTAATCAGTGGTGGTAGTCCCGCGGAGTTAATTAGGTGCAGGGCCTATGCTGTTAGGAGGTTGAAGGAGGTCTTACTCGTGCCTCATCTTGTCTCTGGTTGTTCATGA
- a CDS encoding GTP cyclohydrolase IIa: MVQVTIIRLIGYREWTETLGPDREHVIQQVQAQLHRELVHVFSRLNAWAHPLRYDYLLAITNGLSNGELTSIIKELSEYSPVPLSSGTYADVNPRVAEREAFRLAMKASPGESLIGGGDDGYVAIAHIDLVDSTTSTEWTSSYQLYEHVWSVVNQVRLYLAPYGGITLYLGGDNIVSIVQPAINENDLKPLANLINARIGVGIARSGRVAMKLATEALDSLRTRNGYGVMMLRED, from the coding sequence TTGGTTCAGGTAACAATAATTAGGTTAATTGGCTATAGGGAATGGACGGAGACCCTCGGTCCCGACAGGGAGCACGTAATACAGCAGGTCCAGGCTCAATTGCATAGGGAATTGGTTCACGTATTCTCAAGACTCAATGCCTGGGCCCACCCACTTAGGTATGATTACCTACTTGCAATAACTAATGGCTTAAGCAATGGTGAATTAACGAGCATAATTAAGGAACTTAGTGAGTATAGCCCGGTCCCTCTATCTAGTGGTACGTATGCAGACGTTAATCCCAGGGTTGCTGAGAGGGAGGCCTTCAGGCTTGCAATGAAGGCTTCTCCAGGTGAATCGTTAATTGGGGGTGGTGATGATGGTTATGTGGCTATCGCCCATATAGACCTGGTTGATTCAACAACGAGTACTGAGTGGACATCTAGTTATCAATTATATGAGCACGTGTGGAGTGTGGTTAATCAAGTAAGGCTTTACCTAGCGCCCTATGGAGGTATCACACTTTATTTAGGTGGTGATAATATTGTATCAATTGTACAACCGGCAATTAACGAGAACGATCTTAAACCACTGGCCAATTTAATAAATGCAAGGATAGGCGTTGGCATAGCACGTAGCGGTAGGGTTGCTATGAAACTCGCAACCGAGGCACTCGACTCGCTCAGGACTAGGAATGGGTATGGAGTAATGATGCTTAGAGAGGACTAA
- a CDS encoding helix-turn-helix transcriptional regulator, which translates to MILAALITVFVYLLSNGSSVSINVTTVQSTALLNITLPIKPLGPVIVQNSSGSTIPAILIGNHLIIPVFGNGSFIIQYAPYIIQSPSGYLIINVSSPYTINLFVSNNILLTQLPISLITNFTKVSNGIILQLAPGNYSIGFIPELPTTITNKTTATSTTVSNVSAVTTVTNSTPKVTKPSPSLGPMLYYIVIAAVIAVAALFAYLFVIRHRGPEVNLVIVEGLNPTDKEVLKALIDMGGEAYQADLQRKLNMPKATLWRAIRRLESSGYVQVIKEGRVNKIKLIKRPRLD; encoded by the coding sequence ATGATACTAGCGGCATTGATTACGGTGTTTGTATATTTATTGAGTAATGGCTCATCGGTAAGTATAAATGTAACTACCGTACAAAGTACGGCCTTGCTAAATATCACGTTACCCATAAAACCCCTGGGACCAGTGATTGTACAGAATTCAAGCGGTTCAACAATACCTGCAATACTAATAGGGAATCACTTAATAATACCCGTCTTTGGGAATGGCTCATTTATAATACAGTACGCGCCCTACATAATTCAATCACCCAGTGGCTACTTGATCATTAATGTGTCATCACCATACACGATAAACCTCTTCGTAAGCAATAACATATTATTAACGCAACTACCAATAAGTCTAATAACGAATTTTACCAAGGTAAGTAATGGAATAATACTCCAACTCGCACCAGGTAATTACTCAATAGGCTTCATACCAGAACTACCGACAACCATAACTAACAAGACCACGGCAACTTCAACCACCGTGAGTAACGTCAGTGCGGTTACTACGGTTACAAACTCAACACCAAAGGTCACAAAACCCTCACCTAGTTTAGGGCCGATGCTCTATTACATAGTCATTGCAGCGGTTATTGCTGTGGCCGCATTATTTGCCTACCTATTCGTAATTAGGCATAGGGGTCCTGAGGTGAACCTTGTAATTGTTGAGGGATTGAACCCAACTGATAAGGAGGTTCTTAAGGCATTGATCGACATGGGTGGTGAGGCTTACCAAGCGGATCTCCAGAGGAAGTTGAACATGCCTAAGGCAACACTTTGGAGAGCAATCAGGAGATTAGAGAGCTCTGGTTATGTGCAGGTTATTAAGGAGGGCAGGGTCAATAAAATTAAGCTCATTAAGAGGCCAAGGCTCGATTAG
- a CDS encoding HAD family hydrolase, protein MLILIDLDGTLLPLEAWDPVFQEISMLIASRANADWRAVYKAAKDLNRELLRSFTIKAFDWDYIFTEIAHRFGLPISIDVNDTLMKYVHDFKPFDGALELLRVIRDLGHEIIIATNGLYKYQSVVIRELGFSRFVNGIRTPDMVGCPKNCREFFEGAQVMIGDNPLFDVYYPARFGLITIFIGDWEKRLSYVLDVWGIDLSSVKPTYSFKSIKDLLMMITSILNQ, encoded by the coding sequence GTGCTCATTCTCATTGACTTAGACGGCACATTACTACCCCTCGAAGCATGGGACCCCGTGTTCCAGGAGATAAGCATGTTAATAGCCAGTAGGGCTAATGCTGACTGGAGGGCTGTGTACAAGGCTGCGAAGGACCTGAATAGGGAATTACTGAGGAGCTTCACAATTAAGGCCTTTGATTGGGATTACATATTCACCGAGATAGCCCATAGGTTTGGTCTACCCATAAGCATAGACGTCAATGACACATTGATGAAGTATGTGCATGACTTCAAACCATTCGACGGGGCGCTTGAGCTTTTAAGAGTAATTAGGGATTTGGGGCATGAGATAATCATTGCAACCAATGGGTTGTATAAGTATCAATCGGTGGTCATTAGGGAGTTGGGATTCTCAAGATTTGTTAATGGCATTAGAACGCCTGACATGGTTGGTTGTCCTAAGAATTGCCGTGAATTCTTCGAAGGTGCCCAGGTAATGATTGGTGACAACCCACTCTTCGACGTTTATTACCCAGCCAGGTTTGGCTTAATAACGATATTCATTGGTGATTGGGAAAAGAGATTGAGTTATGTATTGGATGTGTGGGGTATCGATTTATCAAGTGTTAAGCCAACGTACTCCTTCAAGAGCATTAAGGACCTACTAATGATGATAACCAGCATACTTAATCAGTAA
- a CDS encoding vitamin K epoxide reductase family protein — MRRLTGTWLVLMLIFSAVGLFASSIVIYTYYYLRELPPLCTSFKSPFPGITIDCERVLSSKYSDIGGVPLDLLAAIWFIVNIILVLMYDLGPGNLATLAINALFYWRFIGIVVVPYLIFVETYLLHALCIYCTVMHIMIIIDFAVITIFFIRVGKSPMRGLTD; from the coding sequence ATGAGAAGGCTAACGGGTACATGGCTAGTACTTATGCTTATCTTCTCAGCGGTGGGCCTATTCGCATCCTCCATTGTGATATACACGTATTATTACCTACGTGAACTACCGCCACTCTGCACGTCATTTAAATCCCCATTCCCAGGAATAACCATTGACTGTGAAAGGGTACTTTCGAGTAAGTACTCAGACATAGGTGGTGTACCGCTGGATTTGCTCGCAGCGATTTGGTTCATAGTGAATATAATCCTCGTTTTAATGTACGACCTAGGCCCGGGGAACTTAGCCACACTTGCGATAAATGCCCTATTTTACTGGAGATTCATTGGCATAGTGGTGGTCCCATACTTAATATTCGTTGAAACCTACCTACTCCACGCACTATGTATATACTGCACGGTGATGCATATAATGATAATAATAGACTTTGCCGTGATAACAATATTCTTCATAAGAGTTGGTAAATCACCAATGCGCGGGCTTACTGATTAA